The following coding sequences lie in one Corynebacterium humireducens NBRC 106098 = DSM 45392 genomic window:
- a CDS encoding methylase, with protein MADHTRNLRAHNVRAEEGRGRPFGVVTRGTTGHNRLRRSDRWTVAHPRVRRLLLDAPHPLAVDVGYGASHTTTVEWASRLRTIRPDIEVVGLEIDPERVLPPRDGVRFELGGFELADYRPHLVRAFNVLRQYDVDQVERAWESVLSRLAPGGLFIEGTCDEIGRRAVWLLLDRDGPVSLTFAWDPGDVEKPSDLAERLPKILIHRNVPGERVHALLSAADQAWDRAAGWEPYGPRVRWRHARQMLIDEGWPVTPVRRNLRDNLLTVPWAAVAPEGWTA; from the coding sequence ATGGCCGACCACACCCGTAATCTGCGCGCCCACAACGTGCGCGCGGAGGAGGGACGTGGTCGGCCTTTCGGCGTCGTCACCCGCGGCACCACCGGCCACAACCGGCTGCGCCGCTCCGACCGCTGGACCGTCGCCCACCCCCGCGTGCGACGCCTGCTTCTCGACGCCCCCCACCCCCTCGCCGTCGACGTCGGCTACGGCGCCTCCCACACCACCACCGTGGAGTGGGCCTCCCGCCTGCGCACCATCCGCCCCGACATCGAGGTCGTCGGCCTGGAGATCGACCCCGAGCGGGTCCTCCCGCCCCGCGACGGCGTCCGCTTCGAACTCGGCGGCTTCGAGCTCGCCGACTACCGCCCGCACCTGGTGCGGGCCTTCAACGTCCTGCGCCAGTACGACGTCGACCAGGTGGAGCGGGCCTGGGAGTCCGTCCTCAGCCGCCTGGCCCCCGGCGGCCTGTTCATCGAGGGGACGTGCGACGAGATCGGCCGCCGCGCCGTGTGGCTGCTCCTCGACAGGGACGGCCCGGTGTCGTTGACGTTCGCGTGGGACCCGGGGGACGTCGAGAAGCCCTCCGACCTGGCGGAACGCCTGCCGAAGATCCTGATCCACCGCAACGTCCCCGGGGAGCGGGTCCACGCGCTGCTCAGCGCGGCGGACCAGGCGTGGGACCGCGCGGCCGGCTGGGAGCCGTACGGGCCGCGGGTCCGCTGGCGTCACGCACGGCAGATGCTCATCGACGAGGGCTGGCCCGTCACCCCCGTCCGCCGGAATCTCCGTGACAATCTCCTGACGGTCCCCTGGGCAGCGGTTGCCCCGGAGGGCTGGACCGCGTAA
- a CDS encoding phosphoglyceromutase — MTNGKLILLRHGQSQWNKSNQFTGWVDVDLTEQGVAEAVRGGEMLKEAGLLPDIVYTSLLRRAIRTANIALNAADRHWIPVVRDWRLNERHYGALQGLDKAETKDKYGDEQFMAWRRSYDTPPPELADDAEYSQSDDVRYAALENAPRTECLLDVVKRFIPYYQEEIEPRVKRGETVLVAAHGNSLRALVKHLDNISDEDIAALNIPTGIPLVYELDADGKVVNPGGTYLDPEAAAAGAAAVAAQGGK; from the coding sequence ATGACCAACGGAAAGCTCATTCTTCTTCGCCACGGGCAGAGCCAGTGGAACAAATCGAACCAGTTCACCGGCTGGGTGGACGTTGACCTGACCGAGCAGGGCGTCGCCGAGGCTGTCCGCGGCGGCGAGATGCTCAAGGAGGCTGGTCTCCTGCCGGACATCGTCTACACCTCCCTGCTGCGTCGTGCCATCCGCACCGCGAACATCGCGCTCAACGCCGCCGACCGTCACTGGATCCCGGTCGTCCGCGACTGGCGTCTCAACGAGCGCCACTACGGTGCGCTGCAGGGCCTGGACAAGGCCGAGACCAAGGACAAGTACGGCGACGAGCAGTTCATGGCGTGGCGTCGTTCCTACGACACCCCGCCGCCGGAGCTGGCCGACGACGCCGAGTACTCCCAGTCCGACGATGTGCGCTACGCCGCCCTGGAGAACGCACCGCGTACCGAGTGCCTCCTGGACGTCGTCAAGCGTTTCATCCCGTACTACCAGGAGGAGATCGAGCCGCGCGTCAAGCGTGGCGAGACCGTCCTCGTCGCCGCGCACGGCAACTCCCTGCGCGCGCTGGTCAAGCACCTGGACAACATCTCGGACGAGGACATCGCGGCCCTCAACATCCCGACCGGCATCCCGCTGGTCTACGAGCTGGATGCTGACGGCAAGGTCGTCAACCCGGGCGGCACCTACCTCGACCCCGAGGCGGCCGCCGCCGGTGCTGCCGCTGTCGCGGCACAGGGTGGCAAGTAG
- a CDS encoding UDP-N-acetylmuramate dehydrogenase has product MTDSSLTPDIHARLAQTADVTLDEATTFADLTTLHLGGRPRLVVRCATAAAVSEVVRLLDAASVPLLVVAGGSNLVVADGDLDLVVVLLENDQVTMDAAGRVVAGAGAEWDAVVAAAVDAGLGGIECLSGIPGSAGATPVQNVGAYGAEIADVLVQVLLLDRTTGEVSWVPAVDLDLAYRYSNLKFTSRGVVLAIELQLTTDGLSAPLRFGELARRLGATSGEERWPVADVRAAVLELRHGKGMVVVESDHDTWSAGSFFTNPVVDPSVADAVQLLVRESRGDEDADRMPRFPAPGGEKLSAAWLIERAGFTRGYPGEGAPARLSTKHTLALTNRGSATTADLVALAREVRDGVREVFGVTLVPEPVWIGVSID; this is encoded by the coding sequence GTGACCGACTCATCTCTGACCCCGGACATTCACGCGCGTCTCGCACAGACCGCGGACGTGACCCTCGACGAGGCCACGACCTTCGCCGACCTCACCACGCTCCACCTCGGGGGGCGCCCCCGACTCGTCGTGCGGTGCGCCACTGCCGCGGCCGTCTCCGAGGTGGTGCGGCTTCTCGACGCCGCCTCCGTCCCCCTCCTCGTCGTCGCCGGCGGCTCCAACCTGGTCGTCGCCGACGGTGACCTCGACCTCGTCGTGGTGCTCCTGGAGAACGACCAGGTGACGATGGACGCGGCGGGGCGCGTGGTGGCGGGGGCCGGCGCCGAGTGGGACGCCGTCGTCGCCGCCGCCGTGGACGCGGGTCTCGGTGGCATCGAGTGCCTGTCCGGCATCCCCGGTTCCGCCGGCGCGACCCCGGTGCAGAACGTCGGCGCCTACGGCGCGGAGATCGCCGACGTCCTCGTGCAGGTGCTGCTCCTCGACCGGACCACCGGTGAGGTGTCCTGGGTCCCCGCCGTCGACCTCGACCTCGCCTACCGCTACTCCAACCTCAAGTTCACCTCACGGGGCGTGGTGCTGGCCATCGAGCTGCAGCTCACGACGGACGGCCTCTCCGCCCCCCTGCGTTTCGGCGAGCTGGCCCGTCGACTGGGCGCCACCTCGGGTGAGGAACGCTGGCCGGTCGCCGACGTCCGCGCCGCCGTGCTCGAGCTGCGCCACGGCAAGGGCATGGTCGTCGTGGAGTCGGACCACGACACCTGGTCCGCCGGTTCCTTCTTCACCAACCCGGTGGTCGATCCCTCGGTGGCGGACGCGGTGCAGTTGCTTGTGCGCGAGTCGCGTGGCGACGAGGACGCCGACCGCATGCCCCGCTTCCCGGCCCCCGGCGGCGAGAAGCTCTCCGCCGCGTGGCTCATCGAGAGGGCCGGCTTCACCAGGGGATACCCCGGGGAGGGGGCTCCCGCCCGCCTGTCCACCAAGCACACCCTGGCGCTGACGAACCGGGGCTCCGCCACCACCGCCGACCTGGTAGCCCTGGCCCGCGAGGTCCGCGACGGGGTCCGCGAGGTCTTCGGTGTGACGCTGGTGCCCGAGCCGGTGTGGATCGGCGTGTCGATCGACTGA
- a CDS encoding FAD-dependent oxidoreductase, which yields MTTTVIVGGVAGGMSTAARLRRRDEDMEIIVLEASGHVSFANCGLPYHVSGVIPERSSLLLQTPESLAARFNLDVRINTRATAIDREKQTVTTDTGDTIAYDHLVLSPGATPIIPPIPGIERALHLRTIEDVDAIIAALTDDVRSVAVIGGGFIGLEVAENMRHRGLDVTVIERAPQILTPLDEEMAAIVEKRLTDNGVTVITDGDTTSIGADTLELSDGRVIPADLVIASIGVRPANELAVAAGLAIGERGGIKVDDRQRTSDPRIFAVGDAAEKADHVSGEDTLVPLAQTANRHGRLVADIITGRDVQRTPTLGTAIVGVFGLAAGSVGWNERRARGAGRNIRVIHLHPANHAGYYPGAETIHLKVVVDADTDLILGAQAVGGDGVDKRIDVLATAMRAGLTATDLADLELAYAPQFGSAKDPINMVGFINDNMVQGERTFQWHELDEALADGWTLVDVRTPGEYQRGQIPGAVNISVDDLRDNADTFRDKKVLVHCQVGLRGHVACSLLGNLGIEAANLDGGYVTWTHGQLSRN from the coding sequence ATGACCACCACAGTGATTGTCGGCGGTGTCGCCGGCGGTATGTCCACCGCAGCCCGACTGCGCCGTCGTGACGAGGACATGGAGATCATCGTCCTCGAGGCCTCCGGCCACGTCTCCTTCGCGAACTGCGGACTCCCCTACCACGTCTCGGGCGTCATCCCCGAGCGTTCCTCCCTGCTCCTGCAGACCCCGGAGTCCCTCGCCGCGCGGTTCAACCTGGACGTGCGCATCAACACCCGCGCCACCGCCATCGACCGCGAGAAGCAGACCGTCACCACGGACACCGGCGACACCATCGCCTACGACCACCTGGTGCTCTCCCCGGGTGCGACCCCCATCATCCCGCCGATCCCCGGCATCGAGCGCGCCCTGCACCTGCGCACCATCGAGGACGTCGACGCCATCATCGCGGCCCTCACCGACGACGTGAGGTCCGTCGCCGTCATCGGCGGCGGCTTCATCGGCCTCGAGGTCGCGGAGAACATGCGCCACCGCGGTCTCGACGTCACCGTCATCGAGCGTGCCCCGCAGATCCTCACCCCGCTGGATGAGGAGATGGCGGCGATCGTCGAGAAGCGGCTCACCGACAACGGCGTCACCGTCATCACCGACGGCGACACCACCAGCATCGGCGCCGACACACTCGAGCTTTCCGACGGCCGCGTCATCCCCGCCGACCTCGTCATCGCCAGCATCGGCGTCCGCCCGGCGAACGAACTCGCGGTCGCCGCGGGCCTCGCCATCGGCGAGCGCGGCGGCATCAAGGTCGACGACCGGCAGCGCACCTCCGACCCGCGGATCTTCGCGGTCGGCGACGCCGCCGAGAAGGCCGACCACGTCTCCGGCGAGGACACCCTCGTGCCCCTCGCCCAGACCGCGAACCGGCACGGCCGCCTCGTCGCCGACATCATCACCGGCCGCGACGTGCAGCGCACCCCGACGCTCGGCACCGCCATCGTCGGCGTGTTCGGCCTCGCCGCCGGCTCCGTCGGCTGGAACGAACGGCGCGCCCGCGGCGCCGGCCGGAACATCCGCGTCATCCACCTGCACCCGGCGAACCACGCCGGCTACTACCCGGGCGCGGAGACCATCCACCTCAAGGTCGTCGTCGACGCCGACACCGACCTCATCCTGGGTGCGCAGGCGGTGGGAGGCGACGGCGTCGACAAGCGTATCGACGTCCTCGCGACCGCCATGCGCGCCGGCCTCACCGCCACCGACCTCGCCGACCTCGAACTGGCCTACGCGCCGCAGTTCGGCTCCGCGAAGGACCCGATCAACATGGTCGGCTTCATCAACGACAACATGGTCCAGGGCGAGCGCACCTTCCAGTGGCACGAACTCGACGAGGCGCTCGCCGACGGCTGGACCCTGGTCGACGTGCGTACTCCCGGCGAGTACCAGCGCGGCCAGATCCCGGGGGCCGTCAACATCTCCGTTGACGACCTGCGGGATAATGCAGATACATTCAGGGACAAGAAGGTTCTCGTGCACTGCCAGGTTGGCCTGCGCGGGCACGTGGCCTGTAGTCTCCTGGGCAACCTGGGCATCGAGGCCGCAAACCTCGATGGCGGATATGTGACGTGGACCCATGGCCAGCTGTCACGGAATTAG
- a CDS encoding metal-sensitive transcriptional regulator yields the protein MQLTPEEVKPSVTRLKRAKGQLEAVIRMLEEGQECEDAVMQLSAVAKAIDRAGYLIVSTGMKKCFTSEGSELDEKKLERMFLSLA from the coding sequence ATGCAGCTCACCCCGGAAGAGGTCAAGCCCTCCGTCACCCGTCTCAAGCGCGCGAAGGGACAGCTCGAGGCTGTCATCCGCATGCTCGAGGAGGGACAGGAGTGCGAGGACGCCGTCATGCAGCTCTCGGCCGTGGCCAAGGCCATCGACCGGGCCGGCTACCTCATCGTCTCGACAGGCATGAAGAAGTGCTTCACCTCCGAGGGCTCCGAGCTCGACGAGAAGAAGCTCGAGCGGATGTTCCTCTCGCTGGCGTAG
- a CDS encoding LmeA family phospholipid-binding protein: protein MASARSASSAIWKFIVGILVAVLVILLVAEFGLRWYIGNELRSGFQEQAAHDDVTLEEDPTIAFGANPLVLSVVRGTIPHVEISVPSTLQVTDQAVLGQPAAVATLTDLDISDPNNPVAAHLVTTAEVPDSYMLATIQHSMRDNDADGFIQVTDLRSNPAEGTLDVTFNNGIAVLNLVPSPVDGALTFEAVGASLFGFNLPRQVSDVITQGLQQGVQEQAGDFRIEDFEVVEGGANLTLTGTNVELSRVADTQLPRS from the coding sequence ATGGCATCCGCGCGTTCGGCCTCCTCGGCCATCTGGAAATTCATCGTCGGCATCCTCGTCGCCGTCCTCGTCATCCTGCTGGTGGCGGAGTTCGGCCTCCGCTGGTACATCGGCAACGAGCTGCGCTCCGGCTTCCAGGAGCAGGCCGCCCACGACGACGTCACCCTCGAGGAGGACCCGACCATCGCCTTCGGCGCGAACCCCCTGGTGCTCTCCGTGGTGCGGGGCACGATCCCGCACGTCGAGATCTCGGTCCCCTCGACCCTGCAGGTCACCGACCAGGCGGTCCTCGGGCAGCCGGCGGCCGTCGCCACGCTCACCGACCTCGACATCTCCGATCCGAACAACCCGGTCGCCGCCCACCTCGTCACCACCGCCGAGGTCCCCGACTCCTACATGCTGGCCACGATCCAGCACTCGATGCGCGACAACGACGCGGACGGCTTCATCCAGGTCACCGACCTGCGCTCCAACCCGGCTGAGGGCACGCTCGACGTCACCTTCAACAACGGCATCGCCGTGCTCAACCTCGTGCCCTCCCCCGTCGACGGCGCCCTCACCTTCGAGGCGGTCGGTGCCTCCCTCTTCGGCTTCAACCTGCCCCGCCAGGTCTCCGACGTGATCACCCAGGGACTGCAGCAGGGCGTGCAGGAGCAGGCCGGCGACTTCCGCATCGAGGACTTCGAGGTCGTCGAGGGAGGCGCCAACCTCACACTCACCGGCACGAACGTCGAGCTCAGCCGGGTGGCGGACACACAGCTGCCACGGAGCTGA
- a CDS encoding DUF2505 domain-containing protein, translated as MATRSENTVTINQPVEKVHAALTNRDYWAFIAENLSPEPGEVAEFEQTEGGAVATLFEVLPLDILPEAVRAMISQALKVKRVVTVGPLADNAAAVTYTADVKGTPVDFKGDINVSGDDATTTLAYNNEVSVNIPFMGPAIEPKVAEALGDLFTNEGELTNRWIGENA; from the coding sequence ATGGCAACCCGCAGTGAGAACACCGTAACCATCAACCAGCCGGTCGAGAAGGTCCATGCCGCGCTGACCAACCGCGACTACTGGGCATTCATCGCCGAGAACCTCTCCCCCGAGCCGGGCGAGGTCGCAGAGTTCGAGCAGACCGAGGGTGGCGCAGTCGCCACCCTCTTCGAGGTGCTGCCGCTGGACATCCTCCCGGAGGCCGTCCGCGCGATGATCTCCCAGGCGCTGAAGGTCAAGCGCGTCGTCACCGTCGGCCCGCTGGCCGACAACGCCGCCGCCGTCACCTACACCGCCGACGTCAAGGGCACCCCGGTCGACTTCAAGGGCGACATCAACGTCTCCGGCGACGACGCGACCACCACCCTGGCCTACAACAACGAGGTCTCCGTGAACATCCCGTTCATGGGCCCGGCCATCGAGCCGAAGGTCGCGGAGGCCCTGGGCGACCTGTTCACCAACGAGGGCGAGCTGACCAACCGCTGGATCGGTGAGAACGCCTAG
- a CDS encoding long-chain-fatty-acid--CoA ligase, with the protein MSAFETKAWLKHYPEWTPHSLDYDETTLLDVYDNNLAINAEKSATWFFGKSQTYADLDRQVRRAAAGLRAFGVRPGDRVAIILPNCPQHIAAFYAVLKLGATVVEHNPLYTAHELEGPFADHGARVVIAWDKAAPTLEKLRGKTSLETIISVNMIEAMPTFKQLALKLPIKKVKEQREALSASAPNTVPWEVLLGSAIGGEGDDIESEPTVTRDSIALILYTSGTTGAPKGAQLTHGNLFANMLQGKNWVPGLGEQDERMLAALPMFHAYGLTMVGTLSVYIGGEMILLPAPKIPLIMDVMKKRTPTWLPGVPTLYEKIVEAAEKDNIDISGVRNAFCGAATLPVSTVEKWEKYTGGRLVEGYGLTETSPVIVGNPMNDDRRPGYVGIPFPDTLVRIADPEDLDKTQPDGTDGEILVKGPQVFPGYLNQPEATENSFHDGWYRTGDIGVMEEDGFIRLVARIKEVIITGGFNVYPAEVEEAMRDHPDIVDLAVVGRPREDGSEDVVACVTLRDGAAMDPEGLKAYARERLTRYKVPRTFYHFEELARDQMGKIRRREVQEDLLRLLEK; encoded by the coding sequence ATGTCGGCATTCGAGACCAAGGCCTGGTTGAAGCACTACCCCGAGTGGACCCCCCACTCTCTCGACTACGACGAGACGACCCTGCTCGACGTCTACGACAACAACCTGGCCATCAACGCCGAGAAGTCTGCCACCTGGTTCTTCGGCAAGTCGCAGACCTACGCCGATCTCGACCGCCAGGTCCGCCGCGCCGCCGCCGGCCTGCGCGCCTTCGGCGTCCGCCCGGGCGACAGGGTCGCGATCATCCTGCCGAACTGCCCGCAGCACATCGCCGCCTTCTACGCGGTGCTCAAGCTGGGGGCGACGGTCGTGGAGCACAACCCGCTCTACACCGCCCACGAGCTGGAGGGCCCCTTCGCCGACCACGGCGCCCGGGTGGTCATCGCCTGGGACAAGGCCGCCCCCACGCTGGAGAAGCTGCGCGGCAAGACCTCCCTGGAGACCATCATCTCGGTCAACATGATCGAGGCCATGCCGACCTTCAAGCAGCTGGCACTGAAGCTGCCGATCAAGAAGGTCAAGGAGCAGCGCGAGGCCCTGTCCGCCTCCGCCCCGAACACCGTCCCGTGGGAGGTGCTCCTCGGCTCCGCCATCGGCGGCGAGGGCGACGACATCGAGTCCGAGCCCACCGTGACCAGGGACTCCATCGCCCTCATCCTCTACACCTCCGGCACCACCGGCGCCCCGAAGGGCGCGCAGCTCACCCACGGCAACCTCTTCGCCAACATGCTGCAGGGCAAGAACTGGGTGCCGGGCCTCGGCGAGCAGGACGAACGCATGCTCGCCGCCCTGCCGATGTTCCACGCCTACGGCCTGACGATGGTCGGCACCCTGTCGGTGTACATCGGCGGCGAGATGATCCTCCTGCCCGCCCCGAAGATCCCCCTCATCATGGACGTGATGAAGAAGCGCACCCCCACGTGGCTGCCGGGCGTGCCGACCCTCTACGAGAAGATCGTCGAGGCCGCCGAGAAGGACAACATCGACATCTCCGGCGTGCGCAACGCCTTCTGCGGCGCGGCGACCCTGCCGGTGTCGACGGTGGAGAAGTGGGAGAAGTACACCGGCGGCCGGCTCGTGGAGGGCTACGGCCTGACGGAGACGTCCCCGGTCATCGTGGGCAACCCCATGAACGACGACCGCCGCCCCGGCTACGTCGGCATCCCCTTCCCGGACACCCTGGTACGCATCGCCGACCCGGAGGACCTGGACAAGACGCAGCCCGACGGCACCGATGGCGAGATCCTGGTGAAGGGTCCGCAGGTGTTCCCCGGCTACCTCAACCAGCCGGAGGCGACGGAGAACAGCTTCCACGACGGCTGGTACCGCACCGGAGACATCGGCGTCATGGAGGAGGACGGCTTCATCCGCCTGGTGGCCCGCATCAAGGAGGTCATCATCACCGGCGGCTTCAACGTCTACCCCGCCGAGGTGGAGGAGGCCATGCGCGACCACCCGGACATCGTGGACCTGGCGGTCGTGGGTCGCCCGCGCGAGGACGGCTCCGAGGACGTCGTCGCCTGCGTGACGCTCCGCGACGGCGCGGCGATGGACCCGGAGGGCCTGAAGGCCTACGCCCGCGAGCGCCTCACCCGCTACAAGGTGCCCCGCACCTTCTACCACTTCGAGGAACTCGCCCGTGACCAGATGGGCAAGATCCGCCGCCGGGAGGTCCAGGAGGATCTGCTGCGCCTGCTGGAGAAGTAG
- the mshA gene encoding D-inositol-3-phosphate glycosyltransferase yields MRVAMISMHTSPLQQPGSGDAGGMNVYVLNTARELARQGVEVDIFTRATRPSQGEVVDVEKGLRVINIVAGPYDGLEKEALPTQLAAFAGGVVQFHRCNDVDYDLIHSHYWLSGQVGWLLRDLWEVPLVHTAHTLAAVKNAHRGDDDSPESEARRICEQQLVDNAEVLVVNTQEETLDLIDHYDADPDRIAVVTPGTDTALFTPGTDRNTERSRRLLGIPLDAELVAFVGRLQQFKGPQVLIRATAEMLRRNPERKLRVIICGGASGAATTERQYMNLAAELGVSRRVRFLDPRPPEELVTIYQAADIVAVPSYNESFGLVAMEAQACGTPVVAARVGGLPVAVSEGETGVLVDGHDTGDWADALENLLDDDDTRLRMATDAVQHAANFSWSNSAAQLAAVYAEALSLEVDNCPQRRERAEGL; encoded by the coding sequence ATGCGCGTCGCGATGATCTCCATGCACACCTCTCCGCTGCAGCAGCCCGGCTCGGGGGATGCCGGTGGCATGAACGTCTACGTCCTTAACACCGCCCGGGAACTCGCCCGGCAGGGGGTGGAGGTGGACATCTTCACCCGCGCCACCCGCCCGAGTCAGGGGGAGGTGGTGGACGTCGAGAAGGGGCTGCGGGTGATCAACATCGTCGCCGGGCCCTACGACGGCCTCGAGAAGGAGGCGCTGCCCACGCAGCTGGCGGCCTTCGCCGGCGGCGTCGTGCAGTTCCACCGCTGCAACGACGTGGACTACGACCTCATCCACTCCCACTACTGGCTGTCCGGCCAGGTCGGCTGGCTGCTCCGCGACCTGTGGGAGGTGCCGCTGGTCCATACCGCGCACACCCTGGCGGCGGTGAAGAACGCCCACCGGGGCGACGACGACTCCCCGGAGTCCGAGGCGCGGCGCATCTGCGAGCAGCAGCTCGTCGACAATGCCGAGGTGCTCGTGGTCAACACCCAGGAGGAGACCCTCGACCTCATCGACCACTACGACGCCGACCCCGACCGCATCGCGGTGGTCACCCCCGGCACCGACACCGCCCTGTTCACCCCGGGCACGGACCGCAACACCGAACGCTCGCGCCGCCTCCTCGGTATCCCCCTCGACGCCGAGCTCGTCGCGTTCGTGGGCCGTCTCCAGCAGTTCAAGGGCCCGCAGGTGCTCATCCGCGCGACCGCGGAGATGCTGCGCCGCAACCCGGAGCGCAAGCTGCGCGTCATCATCTGCGGTGGGGCCTCGGGAGCCGCGACCACGGAGCGCCAGTACATGAATCTGGCCGCTGAGCTAGGGGTGTCGCGGAGGGTCCGCTTCCTCGACCCCCGCCCGCCGGAGGAGCTGGTGACCATCTACCAGGCCGCCGACATCGTCGCCGTGCCCAGCTACAACGAGTCCTTCGGACTGGTCGCCATGGAGGCGCAGGCCTGCGGCACCCCGGTGGTCGCCGCCCGCGTCGGCGGTCTGCCGGTCGCCGTCTCCGAGGGGGAGACGGGAGTGCTTGTCGACGGCCACGACACCGGCGACTGGGCCGACGCCCTGGAGAACCTCCTCGACGACGACGACACCCGCCTGCGGATGGCGACCGACGCCGTCCAGCACGCCGCGAACTTCTCGTGGTCGAACTCCGCCGCCCAGCTGGCGGCGGTGTACGCCGAGGCCCTGAGCCTGGAGGTCGACAACTGCCCGCAACGCCGCGAACGGGCCGAAGGGCTCTAA
- a CDS encoding 2-deoxyribose-5-phosphate aldolase — MAWLSGHAFLMLLDATVSPSDVPAGVAAAREAGLAGVVLYPSHLGVAGDTGELTVAAVVGYPSGRHHTLVKAAEARLAVAQGATEVWLTPDPTIEDPNTLLAEFVAVREAVPPPVTLAVYLESGQQEVAEAAALAGVDRLITGASSSGLPRTAPADTLDAVITALEQGADRVAVSSVAAVCPPPG; from the coding sequence ATGGCGTGGCTCTCGGGCCACGCCTTTCTCATGCTTCTCGACGCCACCGTGTCCCCCTCCGACGTCCCCGCCGGCGTGGCGGCGGCCCGTGAGGCGGGCCTGGCGGGCGTCGTCCTCTACCCCTCCCACCTCGGGGTGGCGGGGGACACCGGGGAGCTGACCGTGGCGGCAGTGGTGGGCTACCCGTCCGGGAGGCACCACACTCTGGTCAAGGCCGCGGAGGCGCGCCTGGCGGTGGCGCAGGGGGCCACGGAGGTGTGGTTGACCCCGGACCCGACGATCGAGGACCCGAACACGCTGCTCGCCGAGTTCGTGGCCGTGCGGGAGGCGGTGCCGCCGCCGGTGACGCTCGCGGTGTACCTGGAGTCCGGGCAGCAGGAGGTGGCCGAGGCAGCCGCGTTGGCGGGGGTGGACAGGCTGATCACGGGGGCGTCGTCAAGCGGGCTACCGCGGACGGCGCCGGCGGACACGCTGGACGCCGTGATCACCGCCCTGGAGCAGGGCGCGGACCGCGTGGCGGTCAGCTCCGTGGCAGCTGTGTGTCCGCCACCCGGCTGA
- a CDS encoding HNH endonuclease signature motif containing protein: protein MNLIAAFEALRAMPVLEALATGTVDVAALSGLGFRDAGAWRKLAGVYFGPTRHRKLQKAAREAAVGLSLDALGVVEKHARKLLKGAAVTPWELRVELCALRGTVNEIDQAAATRVRDYNRDVDDAEKKAFGGRSLKGGKNTDARGLRTITVTLPERQMATLIAHLLVTARDARRQDHRLSWEQAMADALYSHVLGGTPSGGVPPEVPHVVIGLPDYAKLLRQEGDETIFALTDGTTITGAELVAREMATVGVVGLYDPVSGGVNMYREERFATWKQRMLLAAETILCPHPGCTTPASQCQVHHLTAWEQGGETNIENLSMACAVHNARNDDDPNAPPRNGRLERRPGGVVHLPPDGGPPRSNIHPIRKLSAMALINA, encoded by the coding sequence ATGAACCTGATCGCGGCGTTTGAGGCCCTGCGTGCCATGCCGGTGCTGGAGGCACTGGCTACCGGCACCGTGGATGTCGCCGCGCTGTCAGGGCTGGGGTTCAGGGATGCGGGTGCGTGGCGGAAACTCGCCGGGGTGTACTTCGGGCCGACCCGTCACCGGAAGCTGCAGAAGGCGGCCCGGGAGGCGGCGGTGGGGTTGTCGTTGGATGCTCTGGGTGTGGTGGAGAAGCACGCCCGCAAGCTGCTCAAAGGCGCGGCGGTCACCCCGTGGGAGCTCCGTGTCGAGCTGTGCGCCCTGCGGGGCACGGTGAATGAGATTGATCAGGCGGCCGCCACCCGCGTGCGTGACTACAACCGGGACGTCGACGATGCCGAGAAGAAGGCCTTCGGGGGCCGCTCACTCAAGGGCGGGAAGAACACCGACGCCCGGGGCCTGCGCACCATCACCGTGACCCTGCCGGAACGGCAGATGGCCACCCTGATCGCCCACCTGCTGGTCACCGCCCGGGATGCCCGCCGCCAGGACCATCGGCTGAGCTGGGAGCAGGCCATGGCGGACGCGTTGTACTCCCACGTCCTGGGTGGCACCCCGAGCGGTGGCGTGCCCCCGGAGGTCCCGCACGTGGTCATCGGCCTGCCGGATTATGCGAAGTTGTTACGGCAGGAGGGGGATGAGACGATTTTCGCCCTCACCGACGGCACCACGATCACCGGGGCGGAGTTGGTGGCCCGGGAGATGGCCACCGTGGGGGTGGTGGGTCTGTACGACCCGGTCTCCGGTGGGGTGAACATGTACCGGGAGGAGCGTTTCGCCACCTGGAAGCAGCGGATGCTGTTGGCGGCGGAGACGATCCTGTGTCCGCACCCGGGGTGTACCACTCCGGCGAGTCAGTGCCAGGTGCATCACCTGACAGCGTGGGAGCAGGGTGGGGAGACCAACATCGAGAACCTGTCGATGGCATGCGCGGTGCACAACGCGCGCAATGATGATGATCCGAATGCCCCACCCCGGAATGGGCGCCTGGAGCGCCGACCTGGTGGGGTGGTGCATCTGCCGCCGGATGGTGGGCCACCACGGAGCAACATTCACCCGATACGGAAACTCTCCGCCATGGCGCTCATCAACGCCTGA